In bacterium, the following proteins share a genomic window:
- the secG gene encoding preprotein translocase subunit SecG codes for MFIMALVLHVVTTVGVVLLVLLHSGRGGGLSDMFGGGLGASAAGSTVIEKNLDRITIVAALIFGFVTLALALMMDT; via the coding sequence ATGTTCATCATGGCGCTCGTCCTGCACGTCGTGACCACGGTCGGCGTCGTGCTGCTGGTGCTGCTGCACAGCGGCCGCGGCGGCGGCCTGTCGGACATGTTCGGCGGCGGCCTGGGTGCCTCGGCGGCCGGCTCCACGGTCATCGAGAAGAACCTGGACCGCATCACGATCGTGGCGGCGCTGATCTTCGGCTTCGTCACGCTGGCACTCGCCCTCATGATGGACACCTGA
- a CDS encoding AIPR family protein gives MNHRSVQVAAKWSRRMIDPNFPGAETHYMLVPASELPSGLPLDANPRDPNINRPVYRAISQSLRQEDDSVDGSFHLKHRGITIVASTVTKVGDPRDDGLDVFELHFPDDGIYGIVDGGHSYEIVQKANEDDAIPENEYLKLEVITGLRTETLVTEIAGGRNTSMQVQAKSLLDLNREFQFLKDELAAEGWSENVAWHEGDSGDVDVVDLIAIISCFDIESYPGRTSHPVDAYRRKKSMLDRFQTDPDRYRRLTPIVRDVLQLHDWISFDSEDRWQQVGGFSGSGGKYGRLEMVEVAKTGRPDFSFTFLNGDRSRKRLRRPAVFPILASFRLLLTQDATGTPHGAYKPVKWRSGLEEVMELWALAGGQLLRTFYEHWDSTGRDLHASGRSPAVWGSIYKELAVIDFERRGT, from the coding sequence ATGAATCATCGCTCCGTTCAGGTTGCCGCGAAGTGGTCGCGGCGCATGATTGACCCCAATTTCCCTGGGGCCGAGACTCACTACATGTTGGTTCCAGCGAGTGAGTTGCCGTCTGGCTTGCCTTTGGATGCGAATCCGAGGGATCCGAACATCAACCGTCCGGTCTACCGGGCGATCTCCCAGTCTCTTCGCCAAGAGGATGACAGCGTTGATGGGAGCTTCCACCTCAAGCATCGGGGAATCACGATCGTCGCCTCGACCGTGACGAAGGTGGGCGACCCTCGAGATGACGGGCTCGACGTCTTCGAGCTTCACTTCCCCGACGATGGCATCTACGGGATCGTGGACGGGGGGCATTCGTACGAGATCGTGCAAAAGGCCAACGAGGACGATGCGATCCCCGAGAATGAATATCTCAAGCTTGAGGTCATCACCGGGCTTCGCACCGAGACTCTCGTGACTGAGATCGCCGGTGGTCGGAACACGAGCATGCAGGTGCAGGCGAAGTCGCTGCTCGATCTCAACAGGGAGTTCCAGTTCCTGAAGGATGAACTAGCCGCTGAGGGCTGGAGCGAGAACGTTGCCTGGCACGAAGGCGACAGCGGCGACGTGGACGTCGTCGACTTGATTGCCATCATCTCTTGCTTCGACATCGAGAGCTACCCGGGCCGCACAAGCCATCCCGTTGACGCGTATCGGCGCAAGAAGTCGATGCTGGACCGGTTCCAGACCGATCCGGACAGATACCGCCGGCTGACGCCGATCGTCCGCGACGTTCTTCAGTTGCACGACTGGATCTCGTTCGACTCCGAGGACCGCTGGCAACAGGTCGGAGGATTCTCGGGATCCGGCGGCAAGTACGGTCGGCTGGAGATGGTCGAGGTCGCCAAGACCGGAAGGCCAGACTTCTCGTTCACATTCCTCAACGGCGATCGTTCCCGGAAACGCCTCCGGCGCCCCGCCGTGTTCCCCATCCTCGCGAGTTTCCGCCTACTGCTGACACAGGACGCCACCGGAACGCCACACGGCGCATACAAGCCGGTGAAATGGCGGAGCGGACTTGAGGAAGTAATGGAACTCTGGGCACTCGCAGGAGGCCAACTGCTGCGAACGTTCTACGAACACTGGGACTCAACAGGGCGCGACCTTCATGCTTCGGGTCGATCTCCGGCGGTCTGGGGGTCGATCTACAAGGAACTGGCGGTGATTGACTTCGAGCGACGCGGAACGTAG